From the genome of Nitrosopumilus sp., one region includes:
- a CDS encoding TlpA family protein disulfide reductase: protein MSAVIGEKAPNFGVSEWVQGAPTNFEQEKDHIVLLEVFQVNCPRCFMNAIPEAINIYKKYKDDGVRVLGLATAFEDFDKNTLSNLKMLAETGEVVGETKSALATYGQLQEGNRLSFKIPFPLGMDNLTKSSGEISQEQIMQFIYPQIPDFDSQPEAYRNQIIERVKSHMNSKEYSAETFEKFSLQGTPSTILVDRKGMLRDVSFGQTGHIESLIQQMLNED, encoded by the coding sequence ATGAGTGCAGTAATAGGAGAAAAAGCACCAAATTTCGGAGTTTCAGAATGGGTGCAAGGAGCTCCAACAAATTTTGAGCAAGAAAAAGATCACATAGTACTGCTTGAAGTTTTTCAGGTTAACTGTCCAAGATGTTTTATGAATGCAATTCCAGAAGCAATCAACATCTACAAGAAATACAAAGATGACGGAGTCAGGGTTCTTGGTCTTGCCACTGCCTTTGAAGACTTTGATAAAAACACATTGAGCAATTTGAAAATGTTGGCAGAGACAGGAGAAGTGGTTGGAGAGACAAAATCGGCACTTGCAACGTATGGTCAATTACAAGAAGGCAACAGATTATCATTTAAAATCCCATTTCCGTTAGGAATGGACAACCTGACAAAGTCTTCTGGAGAGATAAGCCAAGAGCAGATCATGCAATTCATCTATCCACAAATTCCGGACTTTGATTCACAGCCAGAAGCATATAGAAATCAGATCATTGAAAGAGTGAAAAGTCATATGAATTCAAAAGAATATTCTGCTGAAACGTTTGAAAAATTTTCTCTGCAGGGAACACCGTCCACTATTTTAGTGGACAGAAAGGGGATGCTCAGGGACGTGTCATTTGGACAGACAGGACACATAGAGTCGTTGATTCAACAGATGTTAAACGAAGACTAG